A genome region from Pseudomonas anguilliseptica includes the following:
- a CDS encoding amino acid ABC transporter permease, with the protein MQTTANVPCPGGSVWTDPKARAWLFQILAVIAVVALGWFLFDNTQTNLEKRGITSGFSFLNNSAGFGIAQHLIDYDESNSYGRVFVVGLLNTLLVSVIGIVLATLLGFLLGVARLSPNWLVSKLATVYIETFRNIPPLLQIFFWYFAVMLSLPGPRQSMGVGETFFLNSRGLYMPAPSPGDNFSLFAGAVIVAIIGVVLLSRWSKARFEATGQLFPVSLGAIPLLLVLPGLAVLLGGNPLQWSVPELTGFNFRGGWVLIPELMALTLALTIYTAAFIAENVRSGIMAVSHGQTEAARSLGLPAGKTLRLVIIPQALRVIIPPLTSQYLNLAKNSSLAAGIGYPDMVSLFAGTVLNQTGQAIEVIAITMSVYLAISISISMLMNWYNKRIALIER; encoded by the coding sequence ATGCAAACCACTGCAAATGTCCCGTGCCCCGGTGGATCGGTCTGGACCGACCCCAAGGCGCGTGCCTGGCTATTTCAAATTCTTGCCGTTATCGCCGTTGTGGCGCTCGGCTGGTTTCTGTTTGACAACACCCAGACCAACCTGGAAAAACGCGGGATCACCTCCGGTTTTTCCTTTCTCAATAACAGCGCCGGTTTTGGCATTGCCCAGCACCTGATCGACTACGACGAAAGCAACTCCTATGGGCGTGTTTTCGTGGTGGGCCTGCTCAACACCTTGTTGGTGTCGGTGATTGGTATTGTCCTGGCGACGCTGTTGGGTTTCCTGTTGGGTGTGGCGCGTCTGTCGCCGAACTGGTTGGTCAGCAAACTGGCCACCGTGTACATCGAGACGTTCCGTAATATCCCGCCGCTGCTGCAAATCTTCTTCTGGTACTTCGCTGTGATGCTCTCCCTGCCAGGGCCGCGGCAGAGCATGGGCGTTGGCGAGACGTTCTTCCTTAACAGCCGTGGCCTGTATATGCCGGCACCGAGCCCGGGGGACAACTTCAGTCTGTTTGCCGGTGCGGTGATTGTCGCAATCATCGGCGTGGTTCTGTTGTCGCGTTGGTCGAAGGCACGTTTTGAAGCCACTGGTCAGCTGTTCCCGGTATCGCTGGGAGCGATTCCGCTGTTGCTGGTCTTGCCTGGCCTGGCTGTGCTGTTGGGCGGTAATCCGCTGCAGTGGAGTGTGCCGGAGCTGACGGGCTTCAACTTCCGTGGCGGCTGGGTGCTGATTCCTGAGCTGATGGCCTTGACCCTGGCGTTGACCATCTACACCGCAGCCTTTATCGCCGAGAACGTACGTTCCGGGATCATGGCGGTCAGCCACGGGCAGACCGAGGCTGCGCGCTCTCTGGGGCTGCCCGCAGGCAAGACCCTGCGTCTGGTGATCATTCCGCAGGCGCTGCGGGTGATCATTCCGCCGCTGACCAGCCAATACCTCAACCTGGCGAAGAACTCTTCGCTGGCCGCCGGTATCGGTTATCCGGACATGGTCTCGCTGTTCGCCGGTACGGTACTCAACCAGACTGGGCAAGCGATCGAGGTGATTGCCATCACCATGAGTGTGTACCTGGCGATCAGTATCAGCATTTCCATGCTGATGAACTGGTACAACAAGCGCATTGCGCTGATCGAGCGGTAA
- a CDS encoding 2-hydroxyacid dehydrogenase, with the protein MRIILFSSKPYDQQSFRAAGFPDDWQLSFQEAHLRPDSAGLAAGYKVVCAFINDDLSGQVLQQLAAGGTRLIALRSAGYNHVDLHAAHALGLTVVRVPAYSPHAVAEHALALIMTLNRRTHRAFNRTREGDFSLHGLIGFDLHAKQVGIIGAGQIGLTFARIMAGFGCQLLIHDPAPIAELPAGARQVGLNQLLESSDIISLHCPLNAATHHLINAARLQQMQRGVMLINTGRGALIDTPALIGALKSGQLGYLGLDVYEEEAELFFEDCSEQPLQDDVLARLLSFPNVLITAHQGFLTHEALAAIASTTRDNIAAWLGNAPINQLLPAA; encoded by the coding sequence ATGCGCATCATTTTGTTCAGCAGCAAGCCTTACGACCAACAGAGCTTTCGCGCTGCTGGTTTCCCGGACGACTGGCAGCTGAGTTTTCAGGAAGCCCATCTGCGGCCAGACAGCGCCGGCCTGGCTGCCGGTTACAAGGTGGTTTGCGCCTTTATCAATGACGACCTTAGCGGCCAAGTGCTGCAGCAACTGGCGGCCGGCGGTACGCGGCTGATTGCCCTGCGCTCGGCTGGCTACAACCATGTCGACCTGCACGCCGCGCACGCCCTCGGCCTGACCGTGGTACGCGTGCCCGCCTACTCGCCACATGCCGTCGCCGAACATGCCCTGGCGCTGATCATGACCCTCAACCGACGCACTCACCGCGCGTTCAACCGCACCCGCGAGGGCGACTTCTCCCTGCATGGGCTGATCGGTTTCGATCTGCACGCTAAACAGGTCGGGATTATCGGCGCCGGACAGATCGGTCTGACTTTCGCGCGGATCATGGCCGGCTTCGGCTGCCAATTGCTGATCCATGACCCAGCGCCCATCGCCGAGCTACCCGCCGGCGCGCGGCAGGTGGGGCTGAATCAACTGCTCGAAAGCAGCGACATCATCAGCCTGCACTGCCCGCTCAACGCCGCTACTCACCACCTGATCAACGCCGCACGGCTGCAGCAGATGCAGCGCGGCGTGATGCTGATCAATACCGGGCGCGGCGCCTTGATCGACACCCCGGCGCTGATCGGCGCGCTGAAAAGTGGGCAACTGGGCTATCTGGGCCTGGATGTTTATGAGGAAGAAGCCGAGCTGTTCTTCGAGGATTGCTCCGAACAGCCGCTGCAGGATGATGTGCTGGCGCGCCTGCTGAGCTTCCCCAATGTACTGATTACCGCGCACCAGGGCTTTCTAACCCACGAAGCATTGGCGGCGATTGCCAGCACCACCCGCGACAATATCGCCGCCTGGCTGGGAAATGCACCGATCAATCAGCTGCTTCCTGCCGCGTGA
- a CDS encoding amino acid ABC transporter permease: protein MQTHTFKPDLPPPALSVGVVGWLRANLFSSWFNTLLTLFAAYLVWLMVPPLIQWAFIDADWTGTTRADCTSGGACWVFVQQRFGQFMYGFYPSELRWRVDLTLWLAVIGAAPLFVPQMPRKAIYGLAFLVVYPLLAYWLLHGGFFGLSTVSTSQWGGLMLTLVIAAVGIIAGALPLGILLALGRRSDMPAIRVICVTFIEFWRGVPLITVLFMSSVMLPLFLPEGLSFDKLMRALIGVILFQSAYIAEVVRGGLQAIPKGQYEAAAAMGLGYWRMMGLVILPQALKLVIPGIVNTFIALFKDTSLVIIIGLFDLLNSIKQATTDPAWLGMATEGYVFAALIFWIFCFGMSRYSQHLERKLDTGHKR from the coding sequence ATGCAAACTCATACGTTCAAACCTGATCTACCGCCACCCGCGCTCAGCGTCGGTGTGGTCGGTTGGCTGCGCGCCAACCTGTTCTCCAGCTGGTTCAACACCCTGCTGACGCTGTTTGCAGCGTATCTGGTGTGGCTGATGGTGCCGCCGCTGATCCAGTGGGCCTTTATTGATGCCGACTGGACCGGTACCACCCGTGCCGACTGCACCAGCGGTGGGGCCTGCTGGGTGTTTGTGCAGCAGCGCTTTGGCCAGTTTATGTACGGTTTTTACCCGAGCGAGCTGCGTTGGCGCGTTGACCTGACTCTGTGGCTGGCGGTCATCGGTGCTGCACCGTTGTTCGTGCCGCAGATGCCGCGCAAGGCCATTTATGGCCTGGCTTTCCTGGTGGTCTATCCGCTGCTGGCATATTGGCTGCTGCACGGTGGCTTCTTCGGTCTGTCGACCGTGTCCACCAGCCAGTGGGGCGGCCTGATGCTGACCCTGGTGATTGCCGCTGTGGGTATTATTGCCGGCGCCTTGCCGCTGGGCATTCTGCTGGCGCTGGGACGCCGTTCGGATATGCCGGCGATCCGGGTGATCTGCGTGACCTTTATCGAGTTCTGGCGCGGGGTACCGTTGATTACCGTGCTGTTTATGTCCTCGGTAATGTTGCCGCTGTTCCTGCCCGAGGGCCTGAGCTTCGACAAGCTGATGCGTGCGCTGATCGGGGTGATCCTGTTCCAGTCGGCCTATATCGCCGAAGTGGTGCGCGGTGGCCTGCAGGCGATTCCCAAAGGTCAGTACGAGGCCGCTGCGGCCATGGGCCTGGGCTACTGGCGGATGATGGGGCTGGTGATTCTGCCGCAAGCCCTGAAGCTGGTTATTCCCGGCATCGTCAACACCTTTATTGCGCTGTTCAAGGACACCAGCCTGGTGATCATCATCGGCCTGTTCGACCTGCTCAACAGCATCAAGCAAGCCACCACCGATCCGGCTTGGCTGGGCATGGCCACTGAAGGCTATGTGTTCGCCGCGCTGATTTTCTGGATTTTCTGTTTTGGTATGTCCCGCTACTCCCAACATCTGGAGCGCAAGCTGGACACCGGCCACAAGCGTTAG
- a CDS encoding META domain-containing protein, with amino-acid sequence MKRALTISLLAAGLVGCATPTPQLETEHSYQVELIGERPLIDRSHLTITLGDDGRAYGNAGCNHWFAGYTLEGDKLSFSAAGSTRKMCAPALMEQEARFLDSLSKVERWDFSATEQLQLWPAEGKPLRLWPESK; translated from the coding sequence ATGAAACGTGCACTGACTATCAGCCTGCTGGCTGCCGGTCTCGTGGGCTGCGCCACACCAACACCTCAGCTGGAAACCGAGCACAGCTATCAGGTGGAATTGATCGGCGAACGCCCGCTGATCGACCGCAGCCACCTGACTATCACCCTGGGTGACGACGGCCGCGCCTATGGCAACGCCGGCTGCAACCACTGGTTTGCCGGTTACACCCTGGAAGGTGACAAGCTCAGTTTCAGCGCCGCCGGCAGCACCCGCAAGATGTGCGCACCGGCGCTGATGGAGCAGGAAGCGCGCTTTCTCGACAGCCTGAGCAAGGTAGAGCGCTGGGACTTCTCCGCCACCGAACAGCTGCAGCTGTGGCCCGCCGAAGGCAAGCCATTGCGCCTATGGCCTGAGAGCAAATAA
- a CDS encoding amino acid ABC transporter substrate-binding protein: MKMVKSTLAVLTTAAVLGVSSFAQAGATLDAIQKKGFVQCGISDGLPGFSYADEKGNYLGLDVDVCRAVAAAVFGDATKVKYSPLTAKERFTALQSGEVDILSRNTTWTSSRDSGLGLNFAGVNYYDGQGFLVNKKLGVSSAKELDGATVCIQAGTTTELNLSDYFRANGMKYTPITYDTSDESAKSVEAGRCDVLTSDQSQLYAQRIKLADPNSYVVLPEVISKEPLGPVVRQGDEEWFDIVRWSLYAMVNAEELGVTSANVEEQAKSTKNPDVARLLGAEGEFGKDLKLPKDWAVQIVKQVGNYGESFERNVGTGSELKIERGLNALWNKGGLQYAPPVR; this comes from the coding sequence ATGAAGATGGTGAAATCCACATTGGCAGTACTGACCACCGCCGCTGTTCTCGGTGTCAGCAGTTTTGCTCAAGCAGGCGCTACTCTGGACGCGATCCAGAAGAAAGGTTTCGTACAGTGCGGTATCAGCGATGGTCTGCCTGGCTTCTCCTACGCCGATGAGAAGGGTAACTACCTGGGTCTCGACGTTGACGTATGCCGCGCAGTTGCTGCCGCAGTATTCGGTGATGCAACCAAGGTCAAGTACAGCCCGCTGACCGCCAAGGAGCGCTTCACCGCGCTGCAGTCTGGCGAAGTCGACATCCTCTCGCGCAACACCACCTGGACCAGCTCGCGTGATTCGGGCCTGGGTCTGAACTTTGCCGGCGTCAACTACTACGACGGTCAAGGTTTCCTGGTTAACAAGAAGCTTGGCGTTTCCAGCGCCAAGGAACTCGACGGCGCAACTGTCTGCATCCAGGCAGGTACCACCACCGAGCTGAACCTCTCCGACTACTTCCGCGCCAACGGCATGAAGTACACCCCGATCACCTACGATACCTCCGACGAGAGCGCCAAATCGGTTGAAGCTGGCCGTTGCGACGTGCTGACCTCCGACCAGTCGCAGCTGTACGCACAGCGCATCAAACTGGCCGATCCGAACTCCTACGTGGTACTGCCGGAAGTGATCTCGAAAGAGCCACTGGGCCCGGTCGTACGCCAGGGTGACGAAGAGTGGTTCGACATCGTGCGCTGGTCGCTCTATGCGATGGTCAACGCTGAGGAGCTGGGCGTGACTTCGGCCAACGTCGAAGAGCAGGCCAAATCCACCAAGAACCCCGATGTAGCGCGTCTGCTCGGTGCTGAAGGTGAGTTCGGCAAAGATCTGAAACTGCCGAAAGACTGGGCCGTACAGATCGTCAAGCAAGTGGGCAACTACGGTGAGAGCTTTGAGCGCAACGTCGGTACCGGCAGCGAGCTGAAGATTGAGCGTGGCCTCAACGCCCTGTGGAACAAAGGTGGTCTGCAGTACGCACCGCCGGTGCGCTGA
- a CDS encoding ATP-binding protein, producing MLKDLGIKGRVLMLTLLPTSLLALVLGGYFTWVQLSDLQGQLLQRGQMIIEQLAPLAAPALHAGDSEVLQRIASQALDQPDVRAVSFLAAERTTLAHAGPSMLNPSPAAGEPQPAQNSNQNATLFLLPVYQQHLSITGKATEEPGTRLLGWVELELSHHSTLLSGYRSLLASLLLIATGLMVTALLAVRMSRTINDPLRQIKQSVAQLKDGHLETRLPPLGSHELDELASGINRMAESLQNAQEELQHSVDQATEDVRQNLETIEIQNIELDLARKEALEASRIKSEFLANMSHEIRTPLNGILGFTNLLQKSELTPRQQDYLGTIEKSADSLLAIINEILDFSKIEAGKLVLENIPFNLRDLLQDTLTILAPAAHAKQLELLSLVYRDTPLSLIGDPLRLKQVLTNLASNAIKFTRAGTIVIRAMLEDESADRAQLRISVQDTGIGLSDDDLRELFQAFSQADNSLSRQAGGTGLGLVISKRLIEQMGGEIGVDSTPEEGSEFWITLSLPKARDDAEDLPRPPLLGRHAAALEHHDLARQALQHQLEDCGLQVSGFDNLDSLLSAVAEARHSAQPIELAVLGVSTQTLPPERLDQRIWELERLGCKTLLLCPTTEQSLYHSLLPDAYSQLQAKPACTRKLQRGLAELVSPRLNRAENKQSAPSRPPLILCVDDNPANLLLVQTLLDDMGAQVSIANSGYEAVEKAAKQTFDLIFMDVQMPGMDGRQATEAIRQQENERNQSPAPIVALTAHALANEKRALLQSGLDDYLTKPISERQLAQVVLKWTGLALRNQSSEHTGISATHNNLSVLDADEGLRLAAGKADLAADMLSMLLAGLPGDRQAIRQARDSGERNSLIERVHRLHGATRYCGVPQLRAACQRSETLLKQNDPASQQALDELDAAIDRLARHAQVSA from the coding sequence GTGTTAAAGGATTTAGGCATCAAAGGTCGTGTGCTCATGCTCACCCTGCTGCCCACCAGCCTGTTGGCGCTGGTGTTGGGCGGCTATTTCACCTGGGTGCAATTGTCCGATCTGCAGGGGCAATTGCTGCAGCGCGGGCAGATGATTATCGAGCAACTTGCGCCGCTGGCCGCACCGGCGCTGCATGCCGGCGACAGCGAGGTGCTGCAGCGCATTGCCAGCCAGGCACTCGATCAGCCGGATGTGCGCGCCGTGAGTTTTCTCGCCGCCGAGCGCACCACCCTGGCCCATGCTGGGCCGAGCATGCTTAACCCCTCGCCGGCAGCTGGCGAGCCGCAACCCGCGCAGAACAGCAACCAGAACGCCACGCTCTTTCTGTTGCCGGTGTATCAGCAGCACCTGAGCATCACCGGCAAAGCCACTGAGGAACCTGGCACTCGGCTGCTTGGCTGGGTCGAGCTGGAGCTGTCCCACCACAGCACCCTGCTCAGCGGCTACCGCAGCCTGCTGGCCAGCCTGCTGCTGATTGCCACCGGGCTGATGGTCACCGCCCTGCTCGCCGTGCGTATGAGTCGCACCATCAACGACCCGCTGCGGCAGATCAAACAGAGCGTCGCCCAGCTCAAGGATGGCCATCTGGAAACCCGCCTGCCGCCACTCGGCAGCCATGAGCTGGACGAACTGGCCTCGGGCATCAACCGCATGGCCGAGTCGCTGCAGAACGCCCAGGAAGAACTGCAACACAGTGTCGACCAGGCCACCGAAGACGTGCGGCAGAACCTGGAAACCATCGAAATCCAGAACATCGAGCTCGATCTGGCACGCAAAGAGGCCCTGGAGGCCAGCCGGATCAAGTCCGAATTCCTCGCCAATATGAGCCACGAGATCCGCACCCCGCTCAACGGCATCCTCGGTTTCACCAACCTGCTGCAGAAAAGCGAACTGACGCCGCGCCAGCAGGATTACCTGGGCACCATTGAAAAATCCGCCGATAGCCTGCTGGCGATCATCAACGAGATTCTCGATTTCTCGAAGATCGAGGCCGGCAAGCTGGTGCTGGAAAACATCCCGTTCAACCTGCGCGACCTGCTGCAGGACACCCTGACCATCCTCGCTCCTGCCGCCCACGCCAAACAGCTGGAGCTGCTCAGCCTGGTCTACCGCGACACGCCGCTGTCGCTGATCGGCGACCCGCTGCGGCTCAAGCAGGTACTGACCAATCTGGCGAGTAACGCGATCAAATTCACCCGCGCCGGCACTATCGTGATTCGCGCCATGCTCGAAGACGAAAGCGCCGACCGCGCGCAGCTGCGCATCAGCGTGCAGGACACTGGCATCGGTCTGTCCGATGACGACCTGCGCGAGCTGTTCCAGGCCTTCAGCCAGGCCGACAATTCGCTCAGCCGCCAGGCCGGCGGCACCGGCCTGGGCCTGGTGATTTCCAAGCGCCTGATCGAACAGATGGGCGGCGAGATCGGCGTCGACAGTACCCCCGAAGAAGGCTCGGAGTTCTGGATCACCCTGAGCCTGCCCAAGGCGCGTGACGATGCCGAAGACCTGCCGCGACCACCATTGCTGGGCCGTCATGCTGCCGCCCTGGAACACCACGACCTGGCGCGTCAGGCGCTGCAACATCAACTGGAAGACTGCGGCCTGCAGGTCAGCGGCTTCGACAACCTCGACAGCCTGCTCAGCGCCGTGGCCGAAGCGCGACATAGCGCCCAGCCAATCGAACTGGCGGTGCTCGGCGTCAGCACCCAGACCTTGCCGCCAGAGCGCCTCGATCAGCGCATCTGGGAGCTCGAACGCCTAGGCTGCAAAACCCTGCTGCTGTGCCCCACCACCGAACAGTCGCTCTATCACAGCCTGTTGCCGGATGCGTACAGCCAACTGCAGGCCAAGCCCGCCTGTACCCGCAAGCTGCAGCGCGGCCTGGCCGAGCTGGTTAGCCCGCGGCTGAACCGTGCGGAAAACAAGCAAAGCGCCCCGAGCCGCCCGCCGCTGATTCTCTGCGTCGACGACAACCCAGCCAACCTGCTGCTGGTGCAAACCCTGCTGGACGATATGGGCGCCCAGGTCAGCATCGCCAACAGCGGCTATGAGGCCGTGGAGAAAGCCGCTAAGCAGACGTTTGACCTGATCTTTATGGACGTACAGATGCCCGGTATGGACGGTCGTCAGGCCACAGAAGCGATTCGCCAACAGGAAAATGAGCGCAACCAGAGCCCCGCGCCGATTGTTGCACTGACCGCTCACGCCCTCGCCAACGAAAAGCGCGCCCTGCTGCAAAGCGGCCTGGATGACTACCTGACCAAGCCGATCAGCGAACGCCAACTGGCCCAGGTGGTGCTCAAGTGGACCGGCCTGGCCCTGCGCAACCAGAGCAGCGAACACACCGGCATCAGCGCCACGCATAACAACCTCAGCGTGCTGGATGCCGACGAAGGCCTGCGCCTGGCCGCCGGCAAAGCGGACCTGGCCGCCGATATGCTGAGCATGCTGCTTGCCGGCCTGCCCGGCGATCGTCAAGCCATTCGCCAGGCGCGTGACAGTGGCGAACGCAACAGTCTGATTGAGCGCGTACACCGCCTGCACGGCGCTACCCGTTACTGCGGCGTGCCGCAGCTACGTGCAGCCTGCCAGCGCAGCGAAACCCTGCTGAAACAGAATGATCCGGCATCCCAGCAAGCCCTGGATGAACTGGATGCTGCCATCGACCGATTGGCGCGGCACGCCCAGGTCAGTGCCTGA
- a CDS encoding amino acid ABC transporter ATP-binding protein codes for MSEANKQPVAAAGMIQMQGVHKWYGQFHVLKDINLNVQAGERIVLCGPSGSGKSTTIRCLNRLEEHQQGRIVVDGTELTHDLKHIEAVRREVGMVFQHFNLFPHLTVLQNCTLAPMWVRKMPKRQAEEIAMHFLERVRIPEQANKYPGQLSGGQQQRVAIARALCMKPKIMLFDEPTSALDPEMVKEVLDTMIGLAEDGMTMLCVTHEMGFARTVANRVIFMDKGEIVEQNEPDAFFTNPQNERTKLFLSQIIH; via the coding sequence ATGAGTGAAGCAAACAAACAGCCGGTAGCGGCTGCCGGCATGATCCAGATGCAGGGCGTGCACAAATGGTACGGTCAGTTTCATGTGCTCAAAGACATCAACCTGAATGTGCAGGCCGGTGAGCGTATTGTGTTGTGCGGGCCCTCCGGCTCGGGCAAGTCGACTACCATCCGCTGCCTCAACCGTCTGGAAGAGCACCAGCAGGGGCGTATCGTGGTCGATGGCACCGAGCTGACCCACGACCTCAAGCACATCGAAGCGGTGCGTCGTGAAGTCGGTATGGTGTTCCAGCACTTCAACCTGTTCCCGCACCTGACCGTGCTGCAGAACTGCACCCTGGCGCCGATGTGGGTGCGCAAGATGCCCAAGCGTCAGGCGGAAGAGATTGCCATGCACTTTCTCGAGCGCGTGCGTATTCCGGAGCAGGCCAACAAGTACCCAGGCCAGCTCTCTGGCGGCCAGCAGCAGCGTGTGGCGATTGCCCGTGCGCTGTGCATGAAGCCGAAGATCATGCTGTTCGACGAGCCGACTTCGGCTCTCGATCCGGAAATGGTCAAGGAAGTGCTGGATACCATGATCGGCCTGGCTGAAGATGGCATGACCATGCTCTGCGTAACCCACGAAATGGGCTTTGCCCGCACCGTGGCGAACCGGGTGATCTTTATGGACAAGGGCGAGATCGTTGAGCAGAACGAGCCCGACGCCTTCTTCACCAACCCGCAGAACGAACGCACCAAGCTGTTCCTCAGTCAGATCATTCACTGA
- a CDS encoding sensor histidine kinase yields the protein MAFCLLIIWVSWSWGGRIEFRGYLLSEAAQQQLLDYAGEAEQAWRSGGAEGVERWQTQMQQRESVWLTVVGRDLRALGTRALSLEETERLTAMRRIDWPMSKRANGLPVIALPFPLQPLDGQLVIELPERFLPQGFTWRAQLLVHGLLPCGLALLLCALLYRLLITPLQHLREQANALRAEQLSVRMASQISIRRDELGELGRAFDHMAERLQGMLSLQRQLLRDLPHELRTPLSRLRVACESGLDAESLRQRLEREVGGMQRLVDDTLELIWLGTERPQPPLEPINLPSLWALLAEDACFESGWPQAQLRCLLPEDCCVRGHLNGLAQALENGLRNAIRHSPSGATISLDGRLEQGDWLFWLEDQGGGVAAAQLEQMFLPFIRLSADRPGGDGFGLGLAIARSDMQMQGGAIWAENTGEGLRLNFRLKSV from the coding sequence ATGGCTTTCTGCCTGCTGATCATCTGGGTCAGTTGGTCCTGGGGTGGGCGCATCGAGTTTCGCGGTTATCTGCTCAGCGAGGCGGCGCAGCAGCAACTGCTCGACTATGCCGGCGAAGCCGAGCAGGCCTGGCGCAGCGGCGGTGCCGAAGGCGTCGAGCGCTGGCAGACGCAGATGCAGCAGCGCGAGTCGGTTTGGCTGACGGTGGTCGGGCGCGATTTGCGTGCGCTGGGTACGCGCGCCCTGAGTCTTGAGGAAACCGAGCGTCTTACCGCCATGCGCCGTATCGACTGGCCGATGAGCAAACGCGCCAATGGCCTGCCGGTAATTGCCTTGCCATTTCCGCTGCAGCCGCTGGATGGCCAGCTGGTTATCGAGTTACCGGAGCGGTTTTTGCCGCAGGGTTTTACCTGGCGCGCCCAGTTGCTGGTGCACGGCCTGTTGCCCTGCGGGCTGGCGCTTTTGCTCTGTGCCTTGCTGTATCGCCTGCTGATTACCCCATTGCAGCACCTGCGTGAACAGGCCAATGCCCTGCGTGCAGAGCAGCTCAGTGTGCGCATGGCCAGTCAGATCAGTATCCGCCGGGATGAGCTGGGTGAGCTGGGCCGCGCTTTTGACCATATGGCCGAGCGTCTGCAGGGCATGCTCAGTCTGCAGCGTCAGCTACTGCGCGATCTTCCCCATGAATTGCGTACGCCCCTGAGCCGCTTGCGGGTGGCCTGTGAAAGTGGTCTGGATGCCGAGTCGCTGCGTCAACGTCTGGAACGTGAAGTCGGCGGCATGCAGCGCCTGGTCGATGACACTCTGGAGCTGATCTGGTTGGGTACGGAGCGTCCGCAACCACCGCTGGAGCCGATCAACCTGCCATCACTGTGGGCATTGCTGGCTGAGGATGCCTGCTTTGAAAGCGGCTGGCCGCAAGCCCAGCTGCGTTGCCTGTTACCTGAGGACTGCTGTGTGCGCGGGCATCTCAATGGGCTGGCGCAGGCGCTGGAAAACGGTTTGCGCAATGCCATTCGGCATTCACCCTCTGGCGCAACGATCAGCCTGGATGGGCGCTTGGAGCAGGGCGATTGGCTGTTCTGGCTGGAGGATCAGGGCGGTGGTGTTGCGGCAGCACAGTTGGAGCAGATGTTCTTGCCGTTTATTCGTCTGTCTGCAGATCGACCGGGCGGTGATGGTTTTGGTCTGGGCCTGGCGATTGCTCGCAGCGACATGCAGATGCAGGGCGGAGCAATTTGGGCCGAGAACACGGGTGAAGGTTTGCGCCTGAATTTCCGGTTGAAAAGTGTATAG